The Sesamum indicum cultivar Zhongzhi No. 13 unplaced genomic scaffold, S_indicum_v1.0 scaffold00215, whole genome shotgun sequence genome has a window encoding:
- the LOC105179804 gene encoding uncharacterized protein LOC105179804, translating into MIVSILIHGLRKGPFTSALARDPPSDVEQLMALAQKYIDEEEMNAVKDSEGREREQVTVRPYESRGGGNKQKPEKPREPKYQRKYHNYTPLAMSREKALTMVENADVLKWPRHTRYTPSKKFSNKYCRFHREMGHNTEECFQLKDEIERLVRQRYFQDRVPQNCKISKETRRSRSRSRDRNPGPSRMEKGPPSGNNAPTKGVIYTIAGGLSSGDSSRTRKRCARTMSSGREREFVLKVEEEEAISFDSSDRPKESGDMNDPMVVKLDIANFTVHKVLIDSGSSADIIFKNVVDKMGLENARLEPVRTPLVGFGGREVASLGTIELPVSMGEAPKRKTLIVKLLVVDTPFAYKCDSRQTRLKSVQGHYLYLPHENEIPNRQWGSGN; encoded by the coding sequence ATGATCGTCAGTATTCTGATTCACGGGCTTAGGAAAGGACCCTTCACATCAGCGCTCGCCCGCGACCCTCCAAGCGATGTGGAGCAATTGATGGCCCTAGCTCAGAAGTACATAGATGAGGAGGAGATGAACGCCGTGAAAGATTCTGAGGGGAGAGAACGCGAACAAGTGACAGTGCGACCGTACGAAAGTAGAGGAGGAGGGAATAAACAAAAACCGGAGAAGCCTAGAGAGCCTAAGTACCAACGCAAGTACCACAACTACACTCCGTTGGCCATGTCTCGTGAGAAGGCGCTGACGATGGTTGAAAATGCAGATGTTCTGAAATGGCCAAGGCACACCAGGTACACCCCCTCTAAAAagttttctaacaaatattgcaGATTTCATCGTGAGATGGGGCACAACACGGAGGAGTGCTTCCAGCTTAAGGATGAGATTGAGAGGTTGGTTAGGCAAAGGTACTTTCAAGATCGAGTTCCCCAAAATTGCAAGATCAGTAAGGAAACAAGGAGAAGCAGGTCGAGAAGTCGGGATCGAAATCCAGGCCCGTCGAGAATGGAAAAAGGCCCGCCTAGCGGAAACAATGCTCCAACTAAAGGAGTAATCTACACAATTGCAGGGGGCTTGAGCTCGGGTGATTCGAGCAGGACTAGAAAGAGATGCGCTAGAACCATGAGCTCGGGCAGAGAAAGGGAGTTCGTTCTTAAAGTTGAGGAGGAAGAAGCTATTTCCTTTGACAGTTCAGACAGACCGAAAGAGAGTGGAGACATGAACGACCCGATGGTCGTCAAGCTGGACATCGCGAATTTTACTGTTCATAAAGTGTTGATTGATAGTGGGAGCTCAGCTGacattatatttaagaatgtGGTTGATAAAATGGGGTTAGAGAATGCCCGCCTTGAACCAGTAAGGACCCCCTTGGTAGGATTTGGAGGTAGAGAGGTAGCATCGCTAGGCACGATCGAATTGCCAGTATCAATGGGTGAAGCGCCTAAGCGAAAGACGTTGATAGTGAAGCTTTTAGTGGTCGATACCCCGTTCGCGTACAAATGTGATTCTAGGCAGACCAGGCTTAAATCTGTTCAGGGTCATTATCTCTACCTACcacatgaaaatgaaattcccAACAGACAATGGGGATCGGGGAACTAG